A window of Metabacillus sp. B2-18 contains these coding sequences:
- the folK gene encoding 2-amino-4-hydroxy-6-hydroxymethyldihydropteridine diphosphokinase, giving the protein MKNDVYIALGSNMGNRERYLLDAIKKINQHPSISVVNISSIYETDPIGFTEQEQFLNMVIHANTDLTASQLLLCLQEIEKLLDRKREVKWGPRTLDLDILLYNHENIEAEQLIVPHPRMHERAFVLIPLYELNKDISIPTLDKPISTIIDQLQDKEGVRIWKQKNGVDVFALLEN; this is encoded by the coding sequence ATGAAAAATGATGTTTATATAGCACTAGGTTCAAATATGGGGAATCGGGAAAGATATCTTCTCGATGCTATAAAGAAAATCAATCAACATCCTTCTATTAGTGTGGTAAATATTTCCTCCATCTATGAAACAGATCCGATCGGCTTCACAGAACAAGAGCAATTTTTAAATATGGTTATTCATGCTAATACTGATTTAACAGCATCTCAGCTTCTTCTTTGTCTCCAAGAAATTGAAAAATTACTTGACCGAAAAAGGGAAGTGAAATGGGGACCACGAACTTTAGACCTTGACATTTTGTTGTATAATCATGAAAATATTGAAGCAGAACAATTAATTGTTCCTCATCCTAGAATGCATGAACGAGCGTTTGTTCTTATCCCTTTGTATGAATTAAACAAAGACATAAGCATTCCTACTTTAGATAAACCAATTTCAACTATCATAGATCAATTACAAGATAAAGAAGGAGTACGAATATGGAAGCAGAAAAATGGGGTAGACGTATTCGCGCTTTTAGAAAATTAA
- a CDS encoding helix-turn-helix domain-containing protein, translating into MEAEKWGRRIRAFRKLKGYTQESFAKDLGVSVSVLGEIERGNREPSKEFIEDVAKSLNVTVEELTPN; encoded by the coding sequence ATGGAAGCAGAAAAATGGGGTAGACGTATTCGCGCTTTTAGAAAATTAAAAGGATATACCCAAGAGAGTTTTGCCAAGGATCTTGGTGTTTCTGTTTCTGTATTAGGCGAAATAGAAAGAGGAAATCGCGAACCCAGTAAAGAGTTTATAGAGGATGTAGCAAAATCCCTTAATGTAACAGTAGAGGAATTAACCCCAAACTAA
- a CDS encoding type III pantothenate kinase translates to MILVLDVGNTNTVLGVYEQDALKHHWRIETSRNKTEDEFGMLIKNLFEHVNISFKQIEGIIISSVVPPIMFALERMCSKYFDIKPLVVGPGIKTGLNIKYENPREVGADRIVNAVAGIQDYGSPLIIVDFGTATTYCYVNEEKQYMGGAIAPGINISTEALYSRAAKLPRIEITRPDHIIGKNTVSAMQAGILYGYVGQVEGIVKRMKEQSNKVPKVIATGGLASLIAKESDCIDIVDPFLTLRGLQLIYERNVHA, encoded by the coding sequence TTGATTCTTGTATTGGATGTAGGAAATACAAATACTGTTTTGGGTGTATATGAACAGGATGCTTTAAAGCATCATTGGAGAATAGAAACGAGTCGAAACAAAACAGAAGATGAGTTTGGTATGTTGATAAAGAACTTATTTGAACATGTGAATATATCCTTCAAGCAAATTGAAGGTATTATTATTTCATCGGTTGTACCACCGATCATGTTTGCGCTGGAGAGAATGTGTAGTAAATATTTTGACATAAAACCGCTGGTTGTTGGTCCAGGGATTAAAACAGGTTTAAACATAAAATATGAAAATCCCCGCGAGGTTGGAGCTGACAGAATCGTCAATGCAGTTGCAGGCATTCAGGATTATGGAAGCCCCCTTATTATTGTTGATTTTGGCACAGCTACTACGTACTGCTATGTGAATGAAGAAAAGCAGTACATGGGTGGTGCTATTGCCCCGGGAATAAATATTTCTACAGAGGCTCTCTATTCAAGAGCTGCTAAGCTTCCAAGAATAGAAATTACTCGACCTGATCATATCATTGGGAAAAATACAGTAAGTGCGATGCAAGCAGGTATTTTATATGGATATGTTGGTCAAGTTGAAGGTATTGTTAAACGGATGAAAGAACAATCTAATAAAGTACCTAAAGTTATTGCGACTGGAGGACTTGCTTCCTTGATTGCTAAGGAATCTGATTGTATTGATATTGTTGATCCATTTCTAACATTAAGAGGTTTACAACTAATTTATGAACGTAATGTTCATGCATAA
- a CDS encoding anthranilate synthase component I family protein: MQHRRASLSIHFDYEQDFFNQYKYLTQDEEQHAILESGRGGRYSIAGIKPIASVMGKNEQLMITNEQGTIVKEGKPLDLFKDWFQQYYTESDPNLPDFQGGAIGFISYDCVRHFEKLPAVAVDDLETPDIYFLLFDDVAVYDHQTSKLWLITHYYHEQEKQQAENKLQKMKDSWTSEVKNVKQPELILNGPSSNPITFSEKGFKKAVEAIKTYISQGDVFQVNLSVRQHFALENNPFKIYETLRKVNPSPYMAYLHFPEFQIISGSPELLVKRQGDVVSTRPIAGTRSRGKDEQEDLKLANELVENEKERAEHVMLVDLERNDLGRVCEYGSVHVNEFMVIEKYSHVMHIVSNVKGTLKREANYTDVIKATFPGGTITGAPKVRTMEIIEELEPTRRGIYTGSIGWIGFDENMELNIVIRTMITKDGFGYVQSGAGIVIDSNPDYEYKEALKKARALVQAIELSKEEKILG; encoded by the coding sequence ATGCAACACAGACGGGCATCGTTAAGTATACATTTTGATTATGAACAAGATTTCTTTAATCAATATAAGTACCTTACACAAGATGAAGAACAGCATGCCATCTTAGAAAGTGGTCGTGGTGGAAGATATAGTATCGCGGGTATTAAGCCTATAGCCTCGGTAATGGGAAAAAATGAGCAGCTGATGATAACAAATGAACAAGGAACCATTGTAAAAGAGGGAAAGCCTCTTGATCTTTTTAAAGATTGGTTCCAACAGTACTATACTGAATCAGATCCTAATCTCCCGGATTTTCAAGGTGGTGCCATTGGTTTTATTAGCTATGATTGTGTGCGACATTTTGAAAAATTACCTGCTGTAGCTGTAGATGATTTAGAAACACCTGATATATATTTTCTTCTTTTTGATGATGTAGCTGTTTATGATCATCAGACGTCCAAGCTATGGTTAATCACTCACTATTATCATGAACAAGAAAAACAGCAGGCTGAGAATAAACTGCAGAAAATGAAGGATAGTTGGACCTCTGAAGTAAAGAACGTTAAACAACCAGAGTTAATATTAAATGGACCATCATCTAACCCAATAACATTTTCTGAAAAGGGATTTAAAAAAGCTGTTGAAGCAATTAAAACCTATATTAGTCAAGGAGATGTTTTCCAAGTTAATTTGTCTGTAAGACAGCATTTTGCATTGGAAAACAATCCATTTAAAATTTATGAGACATTGCGTAAAGTCAATCCGTCTCCATATATGGCTTATTTACATTTTCCTGAATTTCAAATAATAAGTGGCTCCCCGGAATTACTTGTTAAAAGACAAGGTGATGTTGTAAGTACACGACCAATTGCAGGTACTCGTTCAAGAGGGAAAGATGAGCAAGAAGATTTAAAACTTGCAAATGAGTTGGTTGAAAATGAAAAAGAAAGAGCCGAACATGTGATGCTTGTTGATTTGGAGCGCAATGACCTCGGAAGAGTTTGTGAATATGGCTCTGTTCATGTAAATGAATTTATGGTCATTGAAAAATATTCACATGTGATGCATATTGTTTCAAATGTGAAAGGGACATTAAAAAGAGAAGCAAATTATACAGATGTTATCAAAGCGACCTTCCCAGGTGGTACAATTACAGGAGCACCTAAAGTAAGAACAATGGAAATTATTGAAGAGCTTGAACCAACCCGAAGAGGAATTTATACAGGTTCAATAGGTTGGATCGGCTTTGATGAAAATATGGAATTAAATATTGTCATTCGTACAATGATCACAAAAGATGGATTTGGGTATGTTCAATCTGGGGCAGGGATTGTTATTGATTCTAATCCGGATTATGAATATAAAGAAGCTTTAAAGAAGGCAAGAGCGTTAGTTCAAGCTATTGAGTTGAGCAAAGAAGAGAAAATATTAGGTTGA
- the pabA gene encoding aminodeoxychorismate/anthranilate synthase component II, with protein sequence MILMIDNYDSFTFNLVQYLGELGEELIVKRNDEITIAEIEELNPQFLMISPGPCSPNEAGISMEAIEYFAGKIPIFGVCLGHQSIAQVFGGDVVRAERLMHGKTSEMHHNGETIFNGMENPFTATRYHSLIVKNETLPDCLEVTAWTDENEIMALRHKTLPIEGVQFHPESIMTTFGKDLLRNFITQYKPLEKS encoded by the coding sequence GTGATTTTAATGATTGATAATTATGATTCATTTACATTTAATTTAGTTCAGTATTTAGGTGAATTAGGTGAAGAATTGATTGTTAAGAGAAATGACGAGATAACAATCGCGGAAATTGAAGAGTTAAATCCACAATTTTTAATGATTTCCCCTGGACCATGCAGTCCTAATGAAGCAGGTATTAGCATGGAAGCTATCGAATATTTCGCTGGGAAAATTCCTATCTTTGGAGTATGTCTTGGTCATCAGTCAATTGCTCAAGTATTCGGTGGAGATGTAGTACGTGCAGAGCGTTTGATGCATGGTAAAACATCAGAGATGCATCACAACGGTGAGACGATCTTTAATGGAATGGAGAATCCATTTACTGCCACTCGTTATCATTCTTTAATTGTAAAAAATGAAACGTTACCGGACTGCTTAGAAGTAACGGCATGGACGGATGAAAATGAAATTATGGCCCTCCGCCATAAAACATTACCCATTGAAGGGGTGCAATTTCATCCTGAGTCGATAATGACTACATTCGGTAAAGACCTACTTAGAAATTTTATTACTCAATATAAACCTTTAGAAAAGAGCTAA
- a CDS encoding peptidyl-prolyl cis-trans isomerase, which translates to MSGKTLWSVIFGLVILNCLTIAYFINPYGVLPVNGDEQEDEVIATIGETTITREQWMAELETHYGKDTLRELVNLKVVEELAEKYDLSVSDEVIERELTFYKSMYTSLDEEQFSEEQNWEEQIRYSILLEELLTKDVEVPEEDLRSFYENNKELYDIKDIYHLSHIVVKTEEEAKAIIKELAGGSSFEALALEVSIDEFTANQGGDIGFISTDNDYVSKEYLEIAPELSAGDWSHPIKVNMGYAVLLLKEKLAGKTYSYDEVKDQIRRQIALEQMEGSVTAEPLWQEIGVSWFYENEIGKN; encoded by the coding sequence GTGAGCGGGAAAACATTATGGAGTGTTATTTTCGGCTTAGTTATTCTAAATTGCTTAACTATTGCATATTTTATTAATCCTTATGGAGTTCTTCCTGTTAATGGGGATGAACAGGAAGATGAAGTCATTGCAACGATTGGTGAAACAACCATCACAAGAGAACAATGGATGGCCGAGCTGGAAACACACTATGGCAAAGACACATTAAGAGAATTAGTGAACTTGAAGGTTGTTGAGGAACTTGCTGAAAAATACGATCTATCAGTATCTGATGAGGTTATTGAACGGGAACTAACTTTTTATAAATCAATGTATACATCTCTAGATGAAGAACAGTTTTCCGAAGAGCAGAATTGGGAAGAGCAAATCCGATATAGTATTTTATTAGAGGAGCTTTTAACAAAAGATGTTGAGGTTCCTGAAGAAGATCTTCGCTCATTTTATGAAAATAATAAAGAACTCTATGATATAAAAGATATCTATCACTTGTCACATATTGTTGTCAAAACAGAAGAAGAAGCAAAAGCTATTATCAAAGAACTTGCCGGCGGTTCTAGCTTTGAAGCTTTAGCACTCGAGGTATCAATTGATGAATTTACAGCAAATCAGGGTGGAGATATCGGCTTTATCTCTACAGACAATGATTATGTCTCGAAGGAATACTTGGAGATTGCTCCTGAGCTTTCTGCAGGAGACTGGAGTCACCCGATAAAGGTGAATATGGGTTATGCTGTTCTGCTCCTAAAGGAAAAATTGGCTGGTAAAACGTATTCGTATGATGAGGTAAAGGACCAGATCCGTAGACAAATAGCACTTGAGCAAATGGAAGGGTCTGTGACTGCAGAGCCATTGTGGCAAGAGATTGGTGTATCTTGGTTTTATGAAAATGAAATAGGGAAAAATTAG
- the hslO gene encoding Hsp33 family molecular chaperone HslO, producing the protein MNDYLIKAMGYNNQVRAYATRTTETVAEAQRRHQTWPTASAALGRAMTAGVMMGSMLKGNAKLTIKVEGKGPIGVILVDSNSKGEVRGYVTNPQTHFDLNAQGKLDVARAVGTDGMLTVVKDLGLKDNFSGQVPIVSGELGEDFTYYLVTSEQVPSSVGVGVLVNPDNTILASGGFIIQLLPGTDDETITEIENRLNSIEPISKLIQRGLTPEEILDEVLGKGNVKILEKQPVSFRCQCSKERIENAIVSLGVDEIQSMIDDEGQAEAQCHFCNETYLLTREDLEELKKAASQ; encoded by the coding sequence ATGAACGACTATTTAATAAAAGCCATGGGATATAACAATCAAGTAAGGGCATATGCAACAAGAACGACAGAAACAGTTGCCGAAGCTCAAAGAAGACATCAAACATGGCCTACAGCATCTGCAGCTTTAGGACGTGCTATGACAGCGGGAGTTATGATGGGTTCTATGTTAAAAGGTAACGCAAAGCTGACCATTAAGGTTGAAGGAAAAGGTCCGATTGGCGTTATCCTTGTTGATAGCAATTCAAAAGGTGAAGTAAGAGGATATGTGACAAACCCTCAAACTCATTTTGATTTAAATGCTCAGGGTAAGCTTGATGTGGCAAGAGCTGTTGGAACGGATGGAATGCTGACAGTTGTGAAGGATCTTGGATTAAAGGATAACTTTTCTGGACAAGTACCAATTGTTTCTGGTGAATTAGGAGAAGACTTTACATATTATCTTGTTACATCTGAACAAGTTCCTTCGTCTGTAGGAGTAGGAGTTTTAGTTAATCCTGATAATACAATCCTAGCTTCAGGTGGATTTATTATTCAGTTGCTCCCAGGAACGGATGATGAAACAATTACTGAAATAGAAAATAGATTAAACAGTATTGAGCCTATCTCTAAGTTAATCCAAAGAGGTTTAACACCTGAAGAGATTTTAGATGAAGTGCTTGGTAAAGGAAATGTAAAGATTCTCGAAAAACAACCTGTTTCATTCCGTTGTCAGTGTTCAAAAGAACGAATTGAAAATGCCATCGTTAGTTTGGGAGTAGACGAGATTCAGTCAATGATTGATGATGAAGGTCAAGCTGAAGCGCAGTGTCATTTTTGTAATGAAACCTACTTGCTTACTAGAGAGGACTTAGAGGAATTAAAGAAAGCCGCAAGTCAATAA
- the cysK gene encoding cysteine synthase A produces the protein MARVANSIHELIGETPVVKLNRLVDDNSADVYLKLEFMNPGSSVKDRIGLAMIEAAEKKGDLKPGDTIIEPTSGNTGIGLAMVAAAKGINAILVMPDTMSLERRNLLRAYGAELVLTPGAEGMGGAIRKAEELAKEHGYFMPQQFKNEANPEVHRLTTGKEIVEQMGDQLDAFIAGIGTGGTITGAGSVLKENYSSIKIYAVEPTDSPVLSGGKPGPHKIQGIGAGFVPDILNTNVYDEIITVKNEEAFETARRAAKEEGILGGISSGAAIFAALKVAKELGKGKKVLAVIPSNGERYLSTPLYQFDL, from the coding sequence ATGGCACGTGTAGCAAATTCTATACATGAATTAATTGGTGAAACACCGGTTGTAAAGTTAAACAGACTTGTTGATGATAATAGTGCAGATGTATACCTAAAACTAGAGTTTATGAACCCTGGAAGTAGTGTTAAAGATCGTATTGGACTTGCTATGATCGAAGCTGCAGAAAAGAAGGGTGATTTAAAACCTGGCGACACAATCATTGAGCCTACTAGTGGTAACACTGGAATCGGTTTAGCGATGGTAGCAGCAGCTAAGGGGATTAATGCGATTTTAGTTATGCCTGATACAATGAGCTTAGAGCGTAGAAACCTGCTACGTGCATATGGAGCAGAATTAGTGCTAACTCCTGGAGCTGAAGGTATGGGAGGAGCAATCCGTAAAGCTGAAGAGCTTGCAAAAGAGCATGGTTACTTTATGCCTCAACAATTTAAAAATGAAGCAAACCCTGAAGTACACCGTTTAACTACTGGTAAAGAGATTGTTGAACAAATGGGCGATCAACTAGATGCGTTTATCGCAGGTATTGGTACAGGTGGGACAATCACAGGTGCTGGTTCTGTTTTAAAAGAAAACTATTCATCTATTAAAATTTATGCAGTTGAGCCTACAGATTCTCCGGTTCTTTCAGGCGGAAAACCAGGTCCACATAAAATCCAAGGTATTGGTGCTGGATTCGTACCAGATATCTTAAATACAAATGTTTATGACGAAATCATCACTGTTAAAAACGAGGAAGCATTTGAAACAGCTAGAAGAGCAGCTAAAGAAGAAGGTATTCTTGGCGGTATCTCTTCAGGTGCAGCAATTTTTGCAGCTTTAAAAGTAGCTAAGGAATTAGGAAAAGGTAAAAAAGTATTAGCTGTTATCCCAAGTAACGGTGAGCGTTACTTAAGTACACCTTTATATCAATTTGATTTATAA
- the folB gene encoding dihydroneopterin aldolase, with amino-acid sequence MDKIYVDSMEFYGYHGVFQEENKLGQRFRVDLVVELDLKKAGETDELEYSVNYASLYKCCKDIVEGKPYKLVESVAEQIAKKLLTEFPLIHFCEVKVIKPDPPIPGHYKEVAVEIKRGRT; translated from the coding sequence ATCGATAAAATATATGTAGATAGTATGGAGTTTTACGGATACCATGGTGTATTTCAAGAGGAAAATAAGCTTGGTCAACGTTTTAGAGTAGACCTAGTTGTTGAGTTGGATTTAAAAAAGGCTGGAGAAACTGATGAATTAGAGTATAGTGTTAACTATGCATCTTTATATAAATGCTGCAAGGATATAGTTGAAGGCAAGCCTTATAAGCTAGTAGAATCTGTAGCAGAACAGATTGCAAAGAAACTACTAACAGAATTCCCGCTTATTCATTTTTGTGAAGTGAAAGTGATTAAGCCAGACCCTCCAATACCTGGACATTATAAGGAAGTAGCTGTTGAAATTAAAAGGGGAAGAACATGA
- the ftsH gene encoding ATP-dependent zinc metalloprotease FtsH codes for MNRIFRNTIFYLLIFLVIIGVVSFFTGANPKTEQITYNEFISDLNNGNVTEMTVQPVRGVFEVRGKMKGYSEDETFLTYIPTEQGLDRVDKAAEANNVNKLDVAPAEETSGWVTFFTSIIPFVIIFILFFFLLNQAQGGGSRVMNFGKSKAKLYSEEKKKVKFKDVAGADEEKQELVEVVEFLKDPRKFAELGARIPKGVLLVGPPGTGKTLLARAVAGEAGVPFFSISGSDFVEMFVGVGASRVRDLFENAKKNAPCIIFIDEIDAVGRQRGAGLGGGHDEREQTLNQLLVEMDGFGANEGIIIIAATNRPDILDPALLRPGRFDRQITVDRPDVNGREAVLKVHARNKPLDESVDLKAIAARTPGFSGADLENLLNEAALVAARQDKKKIDNTDLDEATDRVIAGPAKKTRVISKKERNIVAYHEAGHTIIGVVLDEADMVHKVTIVPRGQAGGYAVMLPKEDRYFMTKPELLDKITGLLGGRVAEEIVFGEVSTGAHNDFQRATNIARKMVTEYGMSEKLGPLQFGQSQGGQVFLGRDIHNEQNYSDAIAHEIDMEIQRFIKESYERARQILTDNREKLELIAQTLLEVETLDAAQISSLVEKGKLPDRPVTSNQENGESSDDVKVNINSKKEDEQSSEK; via the coding sequence ATGAATCGGATCTTCCGTAATACCATATTTTATTTACTAATATTTTTAGTCATCATTGGAGTTGTTAGCTTCTTTACAGGTGCTAATCCTAAAACGGAGCAAATAACGTATAATGAATTCATTTCTGACTTAAATAATGGAAATGTAACAGAAATGACTGTACAGCCGGTTCGAGGTGTATTTGAAGTAAGAGGTAAAATGAAAGGTTATTCAGAAGACGAAACCTTTCTAACGTACATACCAACGGAACAAGGATTGGATCGTGTTGATAAAGCTGCTGAAGCAAACAATGTAAACAAATTGGATGTTGCGCCAGCTGAAGAAACAAGTGGATGGGTTACATTTTTCACATCAATCATTCCATTCGTTATTATCTTTATTTTATTCTTCTTCTTACTTAACCAAGCTCAGGGCGGTGGTAGCCGTGTTATGAACTTCGGTAAAAGTAAAGCCAAGCTTTACAGTGAGGAAAAGAAAAAGGTTAAGTTTAAAGATGTAGCGGGTGCTGATGAAGAGAAGCAAGAACTAGTCGAGGTTGTTGAATTCCTAAAAGATCCTCGTAAATTTGCCGAGCTAGGCGCAAGAATTCCTAAGGGTGTTCTATTAGTAGGACCTCCAGGTACCGGTAAAACATTGCTTGCAAGAGCAGTTGCAGGTGAAGCGGGAGTACCGTTCTTCTCAATCAGTGGTTCTGATTTCGTTGAGATGTTTGTCGGTGTCGGGGCTTCACGTGTTCGTGATTTATTTGAAAATGCGAAGAAAAATGCTCCATGTATTATCTTTATTGATGAAATAGATGCGGTTGGTCGTCAACGTGGTGCTGGTTTAGGTGGAGGACACGATGAGCGTGAACAAACCCTTAACCAATTACTTGTTGAGATGGATGGTTTTGGAGCTAATGAAGGTATTATCATTATTGCTGCAACAAACAGACCTGATATTCTTGATCCTGCGTTATTACGTCCAGGTCGTTTTGACCGTCAAATTACGGTTGACCGCCCAGATGTAAATGGTCGTGAGGCAGTACTTAAAGTTCATGCTCGTAATAAACCGTTAGATGAGTCAGTCGATTTAAAAGCAATTGCTGCTCGTACGCCTGGATTCTCGGGTGCGGATTTAGAGAACCTGTTAAATGAAGCGGCACTTGTTGCAGCAAGGCAGGATAAAAAGAAAATTGACAACACAGATCTTGATGAAGCAACAGACCGAGTAATTGCTGGTCCTGCTAAAAAGACTCGTGTTATTTCCAAGAAAGAACGTAATATTGTTGCTTATCATGAAGCGGGACATACAATTATTGGTGTCGTGTTAGATGAAGCAGATATGGTTCATAAAGTAACCATTGTCCCTCGTGGTCAAGCAGGTGGATATGCAGTTATGTTACCTAAAGAAGATCGTTACTTTATGACAAAACCTGAATTACTTGATAAAATCACTGGTTTACTTGGTGGTCGTGTAGCTGAGGAAATTGTCTTCGGTGAAGTAAGTACAGGAGCACATAATGACTTCCAAAGAGCGACCAACATTGCTCGTAAAATGGTTACTGAATATGGAATGAGTGAGAAACTTGGTCCATTGCAATTTGGTCAATCTCAGGGTGGTCAAGTGTTCTTAGGACGCGATATCCATAATGAGCAAAACTATAGTGATGCTATAGCACATGAAATTGATATGGAAATTCAACGTTTCATCAAGGAAAGCTATGAGCGTGCACGACAAATACTTACTGATAATCGTGAGAAGCTTGAATTAATTGCTCAAACATTATTAGAGGTTGAAACTCTTGATGCAGCTCAAATCTCAAGTCTTGTTGAAAAAGGCAAGCTTCCAGATCGTCCGGTAACAAGTAACCAGGAAAATGGTGAAAGTTCAGATGATGTAAAAGTGAATATTAACAGTAAAAAAGAAGATGAGCAATCTTCTGAGAAATAA
- the pabC gene encoding aminodeoxychorismate lyase, with translation MYIYSNSQFIKDSEATISPFDHGFLYGLGVFETFRIYKGFPFLLYDHLARLQQAVDELGILYRIDYEEMYEMIQELLKINNCQNEDVTVRLNISAGIGEVGKLLQDYHKPTIMCFIRKAPQVNMIEKEAAILNLRRNTPEGKERLKSHHYLNNILGKRELQATPNLEGIFLTEKGYVAEGIVSNIFWVKEGIVYTPSLETGILNGITRQFITKCLERLEIPLCEGFYDKEHLFGSTEVILTNSSQEIVPVKKIHEQYFQGNDGEYSKKLTELYLHYKTKLLSIHEL, from the coding sequence GTGTATATATACAGTAATTCACAGTTTATAAAAGATTCAGAAGCCACGATTTCTCCATTTGATCATGGCTTTCTTTATGGCTTAGGGGTTTTTGAAACATTTAGAATTTATAAGGGTTTTCCTTTTTTGCTATATGATCATTTAGCCAGGCTACAACAGGCAGTGGATGAATTAGGAATCTTATATAGAATTGATTATGAAGAAATGTATGAGATGATTCAGGAGCTTTTAAAGATAAATAATTGTCAAAATGAAGATGTTACAGTGCGTTTAAACATCTCAGCTGGTATTGGAGAGGTTGGAAAACTCCTTCAGGATTATCATAAGCCGACAATCATGTGTTTTATTAGAAAAGCTCCACAAGTTAATATGATCGAAAAGGAAGCTGCTATTCTTAACTTAAGAAGAAACACACCTGAAGGAAAGGAACGTTTAAAATCCCATCACTACTTAAACAATATTTTAGGAAAGCGGGAACTTCAAGCAACTCCAAATTTGGAAGGTATCTTTCTTACTGAAAAAGGGTATGTGGCAGAAGGTATTGTTTCTAATATCTTTTGGGTGAAGGAAGGCATTGTGTACACACCATCACTAGAGACTGGAATTTTGAATGGAATTACAAGACAGTTTATCACCAAGTGTTTGGAGAGATTAGAAATTCCATTATGTGAAGGTTTTTACGATAAAGAACATTTGTTCGGTTCTACTGAGGTGATTTTAACAAATTCGTCTCAAGAGATTGTTCCAGTTAAAAAAATACATGAGCAATATTTCCAAGGGAATGACGGGGAGTACAGTAAGAAGTTAACTGAGTTGTATCTTCACTATAAGACCAAACTATTAAGTATACATGAGTTATAA
- the folP gene encoding dihydropteroate synthase produces MEILTKQQIIECGDYTLNYHDKTLIMGILNITPDSFSDGGKFSSIDLAIDRAEEMLKQGADIIDIGGESTRPGASTVTQEEELDRVIPVIKNLSHVIKAPISIDTYKAEVAKQAIEAGASIINDVWGAKADPNMAKVAAEYDVPIILMHNRTNKDYEQLIPDMIVDLMESVTIAKEAGVKDEKIILDPGIGFAKTMDDNLEVMRNLDAFVQLGYPVLLGTSRKTFIGHILDVPPTERMEGTGATVCLGIQKGCQIIRIHDVLEMSRMAKMMDVMLGKGGINNR; encoded by the coding sequence ATGGAAATTTTAACAAAGCAACAGATTATAGAGTGTGGAGATTATACTCTTAATTATCATGATAAAACGTTAATCATGGGGATCTTAAATATAACACCTGATTCATTTTCCGATGGAGGAAAATTTAGCAGCATAGACCTTGCGATTGATCGTGCGGAGGAAATGCTTAAACAGGGTGCAGACATAATTGATATTGGTGGAGAATCAACTAGACCTGGAGCTAGTACAGTCACACAGGAAGAAGAGTTAGATCGTGTTATTCCTGTTATAAAAAATCTTTCCCATGTTATTAAAGCTCCGATATCAATTGATACTTATAAAGCAGAAGTAGCTAAACAAGCAATAGAAGCAGGAGCATCAATCATAAATGATGTTTGGGGAGCGAAGGCTGATCCAAATATGGCAAAGGTTGCAGCAGAATACGATGTACCGATTATTTTAATGCATAATCGAACAAATAAAGATTATGAACAGCTAATACCTGATATGATTGTAGACTTAATGGAATCTGTGACAATTGCCAAAGAAGCAGGAGTAAAGGATGAGAAAATCATTCTTGATCCAGGGATCGGATTTGCAAAAACAATGGATGACAACCTTGAGGTTATGAGAAATCTCGATGCTTTTGTCCAGCTAGGATATCCTGTGTTGTTAGGTACTTCGAGAAAAACATTTATAGGACATATTCTTGATGTTCCTCCAACGGAACGTATGGAGGGAACAGGTGCAACGGTTTGTTTAGGAATACAAAAGGGATGCCAAATTATAAGAATACATGATGTGTTAGAGATGTCCAGAATGGCTAAAATGATGGATGTTATGTTAGGTAAAGGAGGAATAAACAATCGATAA